The Musa acuminata AAA Group cultivar baxijiao chromosome BXJ1-8, Cavendish_Baxijiao_AAA, whole genome shotgun sequence genomic sequence ACTTTTCTATTAGACTAATGTTGACTTGGACTTGTCAAATTAGAATTCTCCGTCACAAAGTCCCAAATCggtcttaataataattattattattattctaactATAATTATAATCATAACCTAATCTCGGTGATTTATatttatacaaaatataattattcctatgtgtgtgtgtatatatatatatatatatatatatatatatatatatatatatatatatatttatttatttataagattaTAAATGTTATTTTGGTGCACCCTTTCAATTTAATGCACTCAAATCTCTTTCCCAAAGCCACTGTGATGGCAGCAGCAGTACAAAACCCCGGTCGGTCTTTCCCCTCTCCGATCCCACCATTTCTCAACCTCCATTCCTTTTTCTTCCCTCCCTCCCAAATCTCAGTCTCCTCCCCTCTGCTGAGCACCCCGAGCCGATCAAAACGGTACCTTCGCCCCCTCTCCCGCTCGGGCTTCCTCGCTGTTCTTGAACGTAAAGCCGTGGCGTCGGAGATCGGGATTCGTGCCCGCAGAGTGTTCGATCGTTTTCTATGGTGCTGTTATCTGGAGTAGTCTGGGTTCTTAGGTTTCTGCTCTAAATTTGAAATCTTGATCTGAATTAAGCGACTTTTCATGGTTTTCCTGCTCGTCGAGGAAAAGCTGTCCTTTTGTAGCGGGCTGGAGGGATCCTGATCCCTGTATGTCGGTTGGTCGTGAGGTCGAGCGTCGGGTCTCATGGAGTCCGTGCCGGTGAATGTGGAAAGTAAAGGGAGCATGTGGGATTTGGATCACAATCTTGACCAGCCGATGGATGAAGAAGCTGGCAGGCTTAGGAACATGTACCAAGAAAAGGTACGCGTGATCGCACTGTTCAATTCTTTCATATCTTATATAAAGATCATTCTCTTCCTTTACCAGTTTAGAAGACCGCCCATTCTCTTTCTTTCGAATTCcgtcactcttgttttcatttgtaACAAGATCTTATGGTCTGTGAATAAAAAATCTCACAGTTCATTTTTGCCCGAGTATAATACCTTTGATGGTGACCTAACTCCTACCTGATGAAAAATGGTGTCGCATGCCGCTCATAAGTTAGCCACTTCAGGGTTATTTACTTGTCTCTGGTCTGCGGTTACCAGTTTATGTGACCATAGGAAGACCGCGAAGCTATCTCTCTGAGAATTTCTTGATATAACTAGGAATAGACATAACTTTTGTAATTTCTTAAAAATAGTGATCTAGAGAACTAAAACTTTGGTCGCGGACACGAATAACATGCCAGGAGAAAATAACTTTTGACCGTGGCGTTTGTGGTTCAATTTGCAGGTCTTTCTCTAGTTTTTATTATGACGCTGAATTTTTTGGTAACCAAAATATGGTCTCCTGACTTtcaagtgtgtgtgtgtatatatatctgtTACTTGATATCTTCAATTATTTATGCACGTTGATGAGCTTCCTTTTCTGTCTCCAGAAGTTCTCAGCCATTTTGGTTTTACGGCTCGCATTTCAAAGCCTTGGTGTGGTATTTGGAGATTTAGGGACATCACCATTGTATGTATTCCACAATACATTTCCTTCTAGGGTTGAAGACTCGGAGGATGTTGTCGGTGCACTTTCTTTAATCATATACTCACTCACGCTCGTCCCACTCCttaaatatgtttttgttgtgTTGAGAGCAAATGACAATGGTCAAGGTAAGCCATCACTCTCCGTTTGACTTGTAAATTATAATTGCCACAATTAGTATGATATACCCTTTTGAATCTAGATTTTGTCTTTTATATTGTTAATTTGAAGCCCTTATCAAAAATTTTGGGCTTTATATATACAGAAAATGGACCTTGAAACAAAATTCTAACTAAATTATAACAATGGTATGCTGCTGAGGTACCTTAATCCTTTTCTAAAGAAAAAGATGTCCAACAAAAAGCATCATCTTTCCATGTTTCATTTTAAGAGGCTGAAAATAAAGGCATCAATTTCATATCGggtagaaaaataattattattctttGTACATAAGCCTGTTCTGTGTTTGGTTTGATTTGTAACAATAGAAAGTAGAGTTGAAACTAAGGTCATGCTTTTCAGTTTTCTTAAACTAGAGGCAAGCACTTTTTGAAGTCAAGCTGAATCAAATTAGTATGTTttgatctggtctagttgtactcTAAATGAGGATTATATGAAAACAAGACATTGATGTATCAAGAAAGGAGTAAATTCATTCCTTTGTTTCCTTTCTAATTTCACAGTATTTGTTTCCAAAAGATCTGGCAGCATATAAAAAAAATGTTCTCCACCAAACTTTTTAGTTTGCTTGTTAGATGGTTAGATATTTCTTTTAGATCATACATACAAATTCAGGGTCATATCATAACTTTTAGAGGGTTCTTGGGTTGGATCTGATCATgcattattatagtttttatCACGTCTTTGTAAATAGTAAAGTAGTAAAAAGTCAGGAAAACCATGTGAAATATGAGTTTGCTGTGCTAATATATCACCTCCTTTTGCCCAACCTAATGTACGAGAAACAAATATTGTTGTTTCTTTAACCAACATTCTTTGTTTGAACCCATACAATGTCCTTTGCTGCCAAAATCTAggaaaaatctaaaatatgaaaTCTAAAGTTTAACTTCCAAAATACAAATGATTAAAACTTGATCAATTCTTGgagtataattttttaattttattgtaGGCAAACTTAAATATTTGACCCAACCTTGGTTTTGCCTGCATTTTCATGTCATACAATTATCAAGGCAGATTGAAATAAATGCAATATTAAGGTTCAGTACGCAAATATTTTGTCAAATGTTGACCTAAAGTCTTGTGCCCTCCAAGGTGATGGTTTAGCTAGATATTCTACTAGAAGTCAACATAACTGTGAATTTAGTGCATTGCCATGGGTGGGTGCTCCTTCAACAAAGCTGATGTCTTTGAACTGCTGATTAACCTGTGTGAAGCTAAAATATATTCCAGAAATTGAAAATTAATATTGCTACTGATACATTGGTAACTTTCTTTGGTAGGCTTCTTTACTTATCTCTTTGTTCATGCTtaggtaaaaaataataattctgcTTTATAATGTGCAGGTGGTACTTTTGCTCTTTATTCACTACTCTGTCGCCATGCGAAAATAATTACCCTTCCTAATCAACACAGAACCGATGAACAGCTAACAACATACAGTCGTCACACTTATGATGAAGGTTCACTTGCTGCAAAGGTCAAGAAATGGTTGGAAGCACATGCATATAAAAAGAATGCTATTCTATTTCTTGTTCTCATTGGTACATGTATGGCAATTGGAGATGGAATTCTTACTCCTGCTATATCAGGCAAGTTCTTTTGTTAACTCTTCGTAATTGTCAACTCTTCATGATCAATATTTTTCCCCTTTGTCTGGATTACCTGAACTCTTTGCACTAATTATGAAGCTCATTCTTGTTTTGAGCACTACTATTTCCAATCTATACTGAAGGTACTATCTTCAGTCTCTTGTTGCAAGCTTTTGTTGTATGATACAAGTATATATTTGGCTTCAGGAGTTACTGAGGATTCATAATTACCAATTGTTTCCTCCTCAAAACTGCAACCTATCACAAACTTCATCTTAAAATCAAAAATTTATTCCACTTTTCCCTTACAGTTTACAGCTCTCATATCATTTTCTAAGGGAGGAACTGTCATTTGTTGACTTTGTTTTTCTATCTTAAGAAATGGATTAAATAGGTACATGCTCAATAAACCAATATAAACCTCACGACAAATGACATCTTGAACTATGGAACAATGCAAATTCCTATTTCCTTTGTTTGTGTCTTTCTTCTTTTAGAAAAATTTCTGCACAAGAGACTTATAGGTGCTACACGCACATTGTTAGTATGTTTACATACTTCATATTTTCTAAATGACAATCAATAACAAAAGCTAGTTTTgttttttagagagagagagatagagaggtgTATTGTGCAACTGAGGCCTCAAACCTATTGGCCAATAAATTGTATtgctttttttaaaaaatgaatttAAGTATGCTCTAGGTCCTCATTTTGCCCTAACTGGACTGGGACATTGATCACGTGTTACAATACTAGCTCAACCACATATGTACATACACATATTTCTTGGACGAGGGCCTTCCCCCACTGTGCCCCCCTCTCTAACAGATCTTCTATCAGTGACCACCCTCTGTAAGCTTCGGTCTTTAACATTCCTTCCTCAGATGCTCAAGAACAAAATCTGCCAATTCTATGGAAAATGTCTGCAGGAGGTCAATCATGGAATGACAGTTCCAGTGATTGAAAGAGAGGGGTCTCATGAGAAGATTCATGAGGTCTATCAGGTAAAGTTCTGGAAAAGGTAAACCACTGAGAAGAAAAAAGCTGATTATGTTTTGTAACCGGATCAGTGCATTAATGTCAAATGCACAAACAGGAGTGTGTTCATCCTAAGAATATTTGATCTCATCTTGTTCATGGATTATACCAAAGATGTAGCATATATCAGATGTTCATGGAAGATGCTTGTGTGATGACATTGGATATTACAACATGAAATCAAATTCTTGATTGATATTTGCTAGTTTTTTCtgtatatttttagattttagatatgCTTGTCTAGCATAGCAATATAAGTTGAAGACATTTATTAATACTTTGGTTGTGGGTGTTTAATCTACTGTTGCATCTAGCGTTCTAACATGGACGTTTATGTTTTTTCAGTTCTTTCAGCATCAGGTGGTATAAAAGTTGAGGATCCAAAAATTACCAATGGTAGAGTACTCCTCTGAACTTAGTTATTTCTTTTTTTGATGACTTTATCTGTACTCATGTTATTTTTATACTAAGCCACCTTGATTTCTGAAACTTAGGCGAGGAACAATCAATTGTTGTGAAATAGCATCTCGACAATGTCTTTTTAGataatattttgaattatttgcaataattatttgaattattcaACATGAATTGCTTCTTTATTTTCATGTTTCTTTGTCTCAGATGTGTCTACAATTGTTGCGGTCGTCATATTGGTTGGATTGTTTAGCATTCAACACTATGGTACGAACAAAGTTGGATGGCTTTTTGCTCCTGTTGTGGTCCTCTGGTTTCTATTAATTGGTGCAATTGGTGCCCTGAACATATGGAAGTATGATAACTCGGTCCTGAAGGCTTACAATCCAGTTTTCATTTTTCGGTATTTTAGACGAGGAAAGCGTAATAGTTGGATCTCTCTTGGAGGAATTATGCTTAGTATAACTGGTTAGTTTTAGAATATGATGCAGCTATCTTCGATCTTGTCATATCTTTTGCATAGAATATTGTTGAAGTCGATTCTGGTTCTGCTTTAACAAATATACAGAAGATAACTTCTCTGTCATGGAATTGTTTTTAGGGACAGAAGCACTATTTGCTGATCTTTCTTATTTCCCTGTTCTCTCGATTCAGGTAAATTGCATTATACTCTGATTAATCATGAACAATTCTCAACTACCACTTGTACTTATATGTTCTCTTATTGCAGATTGCTTTTACTCTTGTTGTGTTTCCTTGTCTTCTTTTGGCATATACCGGACAAGCTGCTTATATTGTTAGTAACAATGGTCAAGCTTTTGATGCTTTTTATCGATCCATTCCAGGTGCCTTCTGATGCTTATAAGTTTCTTTGAGTCCTGTACTTTCTTTGTGGGCGGTTGGTGATGTTTTCTATCCTTGTAGATGGTATTTACTGGCCGACGTTTATCattgcaacagcagcagcagtgaTTGCTAGTCAAGCAACCATATCTGCGACATTTTCAATTATTAAGCAAGCACTTGCACTTGGTTGTTTCCCCAGGGTCAAAGTTGTGCACACATCAAAAAATTTCCTTGGGCAGATATACATTCCAGACATTAATTGGGTGCTTATGGTTCTCTGCATAGCTGTTACAGCTGGATTCAAAAATCAAAGTCAAATTGGAAATGCGTATGGTAAGCTTGTGGTAATTTCACAGAGCATCCACTACATAATATATTCAGTTAATATACTTACGAGTTATATGCTTTAGTGATTACCTTACTAGCATTGCCATAATCTTTTTAGTATCATTGTAGTTTTAGAGTAGTAATCCCATATATAATCAGTACTTGAACTTCCTTCAACCAGAGCTGAATACATAAAAAGACAAGTGAGAGGCCCAAGGAATGCGAGATGGCAGCTgcaaagaaggcacttttgactaaACTTAAGGTGTCACCAGATTATGACTAGATTTAGgatatctttctttttttgactAGATTTTGGATTTCCTTTCTATAAAACAAGCTTTTCTGGACTACTAGTCTACCAATTAGGTTTCTCCACATAACTGCAATATAAATTGCTCTACCTTGTCTCAATTGTGTTTGCACATACATAGAACTTAATTACCTCAGTGAAGTTCTCAAACGTCCTCTGTTGTGTGATTCTACCTTAAGCTGACTTCATTCTATGGCATGTTTTCCATGCTTGCTCCAGATTTGTATTGGCAGCCAGCTAGATTTTTATATCTTAGCAATATGATTTCCATTCCTAGGCATCTAGTTATCTTCAAATATGAGCCATCCTTTCTTAGATGTTGAGCAAATTCTGGAAACATTTTTGGAAATGGTAGTTTTTAGACATGTTTACCACATTATCATATGTATAAGGACCAAGGTTTAAAATCTGGGCCCAGAACCTATTTTGACACCTTACTTGGATTAGTACTGTATAATGGACGGTATATAGACCTGTAGCATTCGGTATCATGGAGGATAAGAAGATAAAATTCCGATTAGTACCGAACTATATAGTCTGGTACTTGTCCTTGGTCGGACAGGTAATACTGCTCAGTTGTACCAGTCAAATTAGTATTTAAAACCTTGATTGCATCCATCACTCATGTATGCTGTGTTGAAGTCATGAGCAACTAAACAGTTTTCACCCTAAGAAAACCGTTGATTCGATAGTCTATTGACAGCTGATAGGAAAGCTGCCATTAAACTGTAAAATAAAAGTTACCTATGCGATTCATCCTGTAAATATTTTCACCCTTGCAATCTTGTAGTGTGGTTCGCTGGGAGAAACAGGTAGCATAAACCCCTCATCTTTCCCATTCTTGGTACTCTTTTCATCATTCTCTTTGTGCATCAGCCATTATTATGGGTCCAGTGGGCTAAACCAAGTCTTTTTGGTACTCTTTTCATCCTTCTTTGTGGCTTTTGTGAACTGGCACTGAGAGCCGGTGTTGTGGGAACAACAAAGTGAGAGATGATGATAGGAATTCAATTCCAACCTCCTATTGAAATAAAATGAATGATAATAAGATAATCTTGAGAGAAGCTGGAGATGCTTTTTTTCTTCTTGCTTGGTTGCTATCCGATCAGTTCAGGACTTACCCTTACCATCTTTTTTTCGGTCTCAAGCCTGTGATGGCATGGCAGCCATACTGTATGATGTCACATTCCACTTTAGATGTGCACAACATGAACCTGTGTTGCAGAAATTTAAACCTTGTTCATCATGAACCCATGCTGTAGAACCTCAATTATTGGTTCATGTTTTAGTAAGATATAGACTAAATATGCATGAAATGGAAATAGAATCTATAAAACACAGAACTCAGGGATAAGTATTTAGATGATCGAGGATTCAGCAAATGATGCTCAAAGTAACATTCAGCTCCATGGCTTTTTTTGGGCTGACAAGACTCCACCAAAAATTGTATTAGCAGCGGAAAATCCTAGTTACTACTAGGGTGCCGTAGACAACAACTAATATGGAAAAAGTTCTGTAAATGACGGATTGCATCTTTTTCAAGACCCAATGTTAATCTGTGCAATAGTAACACTTGAATCATTTCAAGCTTCAACTACTACAACTGTGAAAATCCTAGTTTCAACTGGTTGCACGGTCCTTGTCGTGTTGTTAATTACTTCGAAGTACCCAATTTAATATTTGGTTGTTTTGTCAGACAAGCATGATGAACTTTCTAGTTTATGAACAGGAACTGCAGTTGTGACAGTGATGCTGGTGACAACATTCCTCATGATCCCAATAATGCTGTTGGTTTGGAGAAGCCACTGGATCCTAGTCTTTATCTTCACAGGCCTATCTTTGTTGGTGGAGCTCCCATACTTCTCAGCTATGCTATTCAAGATAGGCCAAGGTGGTTGGGTCCCTCTTGTTATCGCTGCAGCATTCCTCGCCATCATGTACATATGGCACTATGGCACCGTCAAGCGGTTTGAGTTTGAGTCGCACAGCAGGGTGCCCatggcctggatcctgggcctaggTCCCAGCTTGGGTTTAGTCCGAGTTCCTGGAATCGGCTTCGTGTACACCGAGCTGACAAACGGTGTCCCACACATCTTTTCTCACTTCATAACTAATTTACCTGCTATCCACTCCGTCGTCGTCTTTGTTTGTGTCAGGTACCTTCCTGTACATACCGTGCCAATGGAGGAACGGGTCCTTGTGAAAAGGATAGGACCGAAGAATTTTCATATGTTTCGCTGTGTCGCAAGATATGGATACAaggatcatcatatgaaggatgatGACTTTGAGAAGCTGCTCTTCGACAGTCTCTGTCTCTTTGTTCGACTCGAGAGTATGATGGAAGGATACTCGGATTCAGATGAATACAGCACATGCGAGCAGCAGACCAGGAAATCCATGAAGAAGTCCATCGATTTGTTGGTTATGGAGGGTGGCAGTGGCAACACACTTTTCTCCACTTTGGAGTCTGGTGCATCTTCGTCACTCGACTCGATCATCCCCTCCCAATCTACGCAATGTGGGAGCAGTCTGATGATGAGGTGTTCGGGGCAGACGAGCCAGAGACCAGGGGAGGAGCTGGAGTTCTTAAACCGGTGCAAGGAAGCCGGGGTGGTGCACATCCTTGGAAACACCATCGTGAGGGCTCGGAGGGATTCCGGGATGGTCAAGAGGATTGCTGTGAATTACATATATGCTTTCCTCAGGAGGATTTGCAGGGAGAACAGTGTGATGTTTAATGTCCCTCATGAGAGCCTGTTGAATGTGGGTCAGGTATTCTATGTATAGTTGATCTTGTGAGGTTTTTGACTTGAAATCTTGGCCATGGTTGACTTTTCTCTTCTCCTGTCTTCCTCAAGGTCTTGGCTGTTGATGTCAGCCAATCCTGATGAGTTGTAATGTATATACGACTAATCGTAGTCTCCGGGAGATGTGGGATTCGCTGTATCTCATGCATTAATACCATATTTGTCAGACTGAAATCGTGTGAATTATGGTTGACCTTAGCGGTTGGTGTCGTTGTTGGTCAAATCTGATGAGCCGTAACTAACAATCAAAGCCCGCAGATGGTATGAGATTAATTGTCTCTCTCATGCACTCATTAAAGTTTAGTGTGTGAGAGAGATTACACGGTTGGTGGAGACAATGTTGACTTCACCCACCACGTCGAACGAGTAATTTTGACTCCACGGTTGACCGACCTGGTTGACGACTTATTGTTTCCCGCACGTGCCGAAGCTGTTCGTTGCCCTTCGTCCGCTGCTCTGCACCGTTGGATCAGCTTGATCCGGTGTCACGTGCGAGTCCTCGGCCGTTCGATCGGCCGGGGACGAGACCACCTGTGCCACTTGATCTCAGCCGTCGAAATCCATGGCATCAGCGGTTGGAGATGAGTCGCTTCACTGCTTTACGCGGACACCTGTGCTTTAAACTTAGCGCCCGAGCCACCAACCGGTGTCCGACCGCCCCACCAAACCCGCTCGAACTGTTTGCTAAACTCACGTGCCTTTATTTTACTTACTAAGGGGCAATTATGTAATTTAGAAAATATGTAAAAaaacaaattaattatttttatagattattaTATTGATGATTTTAATGCTCGCCGTTTGCTGTTTTTTGGGATTGAATTCCACATTAAGCGACGACAAATTCCAACTCGTTTCCGGATGCGTACGCGTAGCACGTGCGTGGGTGCCGATGGCAGAAACGGGGCGTGGGATTAGCATTTCAAGGCATGGAGAACGCCGCCCGAGAGGGGAGGAAGCTGCCACTGGCCAAACCCTACTCCT encodes the following:
- the LOC103995603 gene encoding probable potassium transporter 11 isoform X2 — protein: MESVPVNVESKGSMWDLDHNLDQPMDEEAGRLRNMYQEKFSAILVLRLAFQSLGVVFGDLGTSPLYVFHNTFPSRVEDSEDVVGALSLIIYSLTLVPLLKYVFVVLRANDNGQGGTFALYSLLCRHAKIITLPNQHRTDEQLTTYSRHTYDEGSLAAKVKKWLEAHAYKKNAILFLVLIGTCMAIGDGILTPAISVLSASGGIKVEDPKITNDVSTIVAVVILVGLFSIQHYGTNKVGWLFAPVVVLWFLLIGAIGALNIWKYDNSVLKAYNPVFIFRYFRRGKRNSWISLGGIMLSITGTEALFADLSYFPVLSIQIAFTLVVFPCLLLAYTGQAAYIVSNNGQAFDAFYRSIPDGIYWPTFIIATAAAVIASQATISATFSIIKQALALGCFPRVKVVHTSKNFLGQIYIPDINWVLMVLCIAVTAGFKNQSQIGNAYGTAVVTVMLVTTFLMIPIMLLVWRSHWILVFIFTGLSLLVELPYFSAMLFKIGQGGWVPLVIAAAFLAIMYIWHYGTVKRFEFESHSRVPMAWILGLGPSLGLVRVPGIGFVYTELTNGVPHIFSHFITNLPAIHSVVVFVCVRYLPVHTVPMEERVLVKRIGPKNFHMFRCVARYGYKDHHMKDDDFEKLLFDSLCLFVRLESMMEGYSDSDEYSTCEQQTRKSMKKSIDLLVMEGGSGNTLFSTLESGASSSLDSIIPSQSTQCGSSLMMRCSGQTSQRPGEELEFLNRCKEAGVVHILGNTIVRARRDSGMVKRIAVNYIYAFLRRICRENSVMFNVPHESLLNVGQVFYV
- the LOC103995603 gene encoding probable potassium transporter 11 isoform X1, with translation MESVPVNVESKGSMWDLDHNLDQPMDEEAGRLRNMYQEKKFSAILVLRLAFQSLGVVFGDLGTSPLYVFHNTFPSRVEDSEDVVGALSLIIYSLTLVPLLKYVFVVLRANDNGQGGTFALYSLLCRHAKIITLPNQHRTDEQLTTYSRHTYDEGSLAAKVKKWLEAHAYKKNAILFLVLIGTCMAIGDGILTPAISVLSASGGIKVEDPKITNDVSTIVAVVILVGLFSIQHYGTNKVGWLFAPVVVLWFLLIGAIGALNIWKYDNSVLKAYNPVFIFRYFRRGKRNSWISLGGIMLSITGTEALFADLSYFPVLSIQIAFTLVVFPCLLLAYTGQAAYIVSNNGQAFDAFYRSIPDGIYWPTFIIATAAAVIASQATISATFSIIKQALALGCFPRVKVVHTSKNFLGQIYIPDINWVLMVLCIAVTAGFKNQSQIGNAYGTAVVTVMLVTTFLMIPIMLLVWRSHWILVFIFTGLSLLVELPYFSAMLFKIGQGGWVPLVIAAAFLAIMYIWHYGTVKRFEFESHSRVPMAWILGLGPSLGLVRVPGIGFVYTELTNGVPHIFSHFITNLPAIHSVVVFVCVRYLPVHTVPMEERVLVKRIGPKNFHMFRCVARYGYKDHHMKDDDFEKLLFDSLCLFVRLESMMEGYSDSDEYSTCEQQTRKSMKKSIDLLVMEGGSGNTLFSTLESGASSSLDSIIPSQSTQCGSSLMMRCSGQTSQRPGEELEFLNRCKEAGVVHILGNTIVRARRDSGMVKRIAVNYIYAFLRRICRENSVMFNVPHESLLNVGQVFYV